In a genomic window of Gossypium arboreum isolate Shixiya-1 chromosome 7, ASM2569848v2, whole genome shotgun sequence:
- the LOC128295390 gene encoding uncharacterized protein LOC128295390, producing the protein MWFHNPNGLSSSKSAYSWLILKQVGYGPHRFFWKFIWKLNTLLKIRIFYWRLGHEILPTFDKIASIHSDFNKLCPRCGIEEETLIHALKDCPKAREVLVYGGLNNNLIVGKFSRCIDWLEAAAHVLDKIAMSDLVTVLWNIWNSKNNLIFRGVEDGAKVTWERAASLSHDFHIFNLVATPMLPRLRLDKVWTKPSPGTVKINFDATVVGKYMCFGLVARDADGFVLGGRMGRVNKELEIEWAEMQALDESINFARTNGWDKLVVESDCANLVNRFNKKSTDLTTMGYCLRLLSLCNFSFFNFVWAPRCCNKVANRLCKLVKDNNCCIMDFSVDYPKEIHELVLSDAIN; encoded by the coding sequence ATGTGGTTCCACAACCCTAATGGTCTATCCTCCTCCAAATCGGCTTACTCCTGGCTGATCCTCAAGCAGGTTGGATACGGTCCACACAGATTCTTCTGGAAGTTCATTTGGAAGCTCAACACGCTCCTAAAAATTCGTATCTTTTACTGGAGACTGGGCCACGAGATCCTTCCCACGTTCGACAAAATTGCTAGCATCCACAGTGACTTCAACAAATTGTGCCCGAGATGTGGTATTGAGGAGGAAACTCTCATTCATGCACTGAAGGACTGCCCGAAGGCTAGGGAGGTGCTGGTATACGGGGGCCTGAACAACAATCTCATTGTGGGTAAATTTTCTAGGTGTATCGACTGGCTTGAAGCGGCAGCCCACGTTCTGGATAAGATTGCTATGTCTGACCTTGTTACTGTTCTTTGGAACATTTGGAACAGCAAGAATAATTTGATATTTCGGGGAGTGGAGGACGGGGCCAAAGTTACCTGGGAGAGAGCAGCGTCTTTAAGCcatgattttcatatttttaacttGGTGGCGACCCCAATGTTGCCGAGACTGAGGTTGGATAAAGTTTGGACAAAGCCGAGTCCGGGTACGGTCAAAATTAACTTCGACGCTACTGTTGTTGGCAAGTATATGTGTTTTGGTTTGGTGGCCAGGGACGCTGATGGTTTCGTGCTCGGAGGAAGAATGGGGAGAGTTAATAAAGAATTGGAGATTGAATGGGCTGAGATGCAGGCACTGGATGAAAGCATTAATTTCGCTAGGACCAACGGATGGGACAAACTTGTAGTGGAATCTGATTGTGCGAATTTAGTTAATCGTTTCAACAAAAAAAGCACTGATTTGACTACGATGGGCTATTGTTTACGGCTTCTTAGCCTTTGTAATTtctcttttttcaattttgtttggGCTCCTAGATGCTGTAATAAAGTAGCGAACCGGTTGTGTAAGCTGGTTAAGGATAATAATTGTTGTATCATGGATTTTAGCGTGGACTATCCCAAAGAGATCCATGAATTAGTTTTAAGTGATGCTATTAATTGA